From bacterium, the proteins below share one genomic window:
- a CDS encoding MFS transporter: MLSEAEFVGDRRRVAYVSLGMLIAVNVMSQLDRQIMSVLIEPIRTDLGLSDTDMGIIVGAAFVVFYTIAGFPLGRLADRANRRNVIVAVLSFWSMMTAACGLARGYWTLFAARVGVGIGEAGCAPAAQSILADSFPPERVGRALSSYQMAIPIGIFVGLAGGGWLSDHFEWRQVFIMVGLPGLLVAAIAFFVIREPERSPTAEVEPMGKVVRELLATPTIRQHFLALSIQTMTLAATATFNFPFMQRVHGLSGAEAGLVIGLVTGIAGAAGTYLGGSLGDRLARSDPRWRIGCLGVGAVASIPFTVTAYLTDNVVLSIVGLTLGVIGSYMYAGAGHAVAQSLVGDRRRATAAATALFFMNLFGYGGGPAVSGLMSDAFGGEEGIRYSLACMQALLLWAAFHYYMATRTYRADLAATRSA, encoded by the coding sequence ATGCTCTCGGAAGCCGAATTCGTAGGTGACCGCCGGCGGGTCGCCTACGTCTCGCTCGGCATGCTCATCGCCGTCAACGTGATGAGCCAGCTCGATCGCCAGATCATGAGCGTGCTGATCGAGCCGATCCGGACGGATCTCGGACTCTCGGATACCGACATGGGAATCATCGTCGGTGCCGCCTTCGTCGTGTTCTACACGATCGCCGGGTTCCCGCTCGGTCGGCTCGCGGATCGGGCGAATCGGCGGAACGTGATCGTCGCCGTGCTGAGCTTCTGGAGCATGATGACCGCGGCGTGCGGACTGGCCCGCGGCTACTGGACGCTCTTCGCGGCGCGCGTCGGCGTCGGCATCGGCGAGGCGGGCTGCGCCCCTGCGGCGCAGTCGATCCTCGCGGACAGCTTCCCGCCGGAGCGCGTCGGACGTGCGCTCTCGAGCTACCAGATGGCGATCCCGATCGGCATCTTCGTCGGCCTCGCCGGAGGCGGCTGGCTCTCCGATCACTTCGAGTGGCGGCAGGTCTTCATCATGGTCGGTCTGCCCGGTCTCCTCGTGGCTGCGATCGCCTTCTTCGTCATCCGCGAGCCCGAGCGGAGCCCCACGGCGGAGGTCGAGCCGATGGGGAAGGTCGTGCGCGAGCTGCTCGCGACGCCGACGATTCGCCAGCACTTCCTCGCGCTCTCGATCCAGACGATGACCCTCGCCGCGACGGCGACGTTCAACTTTCCGTTCATGCAACGCGTGCACGGACTGTCGGGCGCAGAGGCCGGCCTGGTCATCGGACTCGTGACGGGAATCGCAGGAGCGGCCGGCACCTATCTCGGGGGCTCCCTGGGCGATCGTCTGGCCCGGAGCGACCCCCGATGGCGGATCGGTTGTCTCGGTGTCGGCGCCGTCGCGTCGATCCCGTTCACCGTGACGGCCTATCTGACCGACAACGTCGTGCTCTCGATCGTCGGGCTGACGCTGGGTGTGATCGGCAGCTACATGTACGCCGGCGCGGGGCATGCGGTCGCGCAATCGCTGGTCGGGGACCGGCGGCGGGCGACCGCCGCGGCGACGGCACTCTTCTTCATGAATCTCTTCGGCTACGGTGGCGGTCCGGCCGTCAGCGGACTGATGAGCGACGCCTTCGGCGGCGAGGAAGGCATCCGCTACTCGCTCGCGTGCATGCAGGCCCTGTTGC
- a CDS encoding acyl-CoA dehydrogenase family protein yields the protein MSAGFSLNEDQQAILDAADQYAREELYPLAQRMDDEEWWPDAEFRALGKAGYLGITTPNELGGANLDLFSSGLVCQAMARWNYALSLSWIAHENLCMNNILRNGSPEQVERWVPGLCDGSLIGCLGLTEPGAGSDALGSMATTAVRDGDDYVINGRKLYITNGPVADVCLLYAKTDMTKGAHGITAFVVDMHAPGVTVAQKMIKMGFRGSQTAELAFDDCRVPAGNVIGKENEGVKCVMSGLDLERATIAPICVGMAERALDLSVAHAKERKQFGEPIANFQMIQSRLADMVALVETMKVYNYYALAALNDMPVGEGGRGPVHKIAATSVMYCADALNKVLDHASQIHGGVAYIWETEINRLYRGIKLLEIGAGTTEVRKMIIAEELLKE from the coding sequence ATGTCCGCCGGATTCAGCTTGAACGAAGACCAGCAGGCGATCCTCGATGCCGCCGACCAGTACGCGCGCGAGGAGCTCTATCCGCTCGCCCAGCGGATGGACGACGAGGAGTGGTGGCCGGACGCGGAGTTCCGGGCGCTGGGCAAGGCGGGCTACCTCGGGATCACCACGCCGAACGAGCTCGGCGGAGCGAACCTCGATCTCTTCTCGAGCGGACTGGTCTGCCAGGCGATGGCGCGATGGAACTACGCGCTCTCCCTCTCGTGGATCGCCCACGAGAACCTCTGCATGAACAACATCCTGCGCAACGGCTCCCCCGAGCAGGTCGAGCGGTGGGTTCCGGGGCTCTGCGACGGCTCCTTGATCGGTTGCCTCGGGCTGACCGAGCCGGGGGCCGGTTCCGACGCGCTCGGCTCGATGGCGACGACGGCGGTCCGTGACGGCGACGACTACGTCATCAACGGCCGGAAGCTCTACATCACGAACGGGCCCGTCGCCGACGTCTGCCTGCTCTACGCGAAGACCGACATGACGAAGGGGGCACACGGGATCACGGCCTTCGTCGTCGACATGCACGCCCCGGGCGTCACCGTCGCGCAGAAGATGATCAAGATGGGCTTTCGGGGCTCCCAGACGGCCGAGCTCGCCTTCGACGACTGTCGCGTGCCGGCCGGGAACGTGATCGGCAAGGAGAACGAGGGCGTGAAGTGCGTGATGAGCGGGCTCGACCTCGAGCGCGCGACGATCGCGCCGATCTGCGTCGGGATGGCCGAACGGGCCCTCGACCTCTCCGTCGCCCACGCGAAGGAGCGCAAGCAATTCGGCGAACCGATCGCGAACTTCCAGATGATCCAGTCGCGTCTCGCCGACATGGTCGCGCTCGTCGAGACCATGAAGGTCTACAACTACTACGCGCTCGCCGCGCTCAACGACATGCCCGTGGGCGAGGGCGGTCGCGGTCCCGTCCACAAGATCGCGGCGACCTCGGTCATGTACTGCGCGGACGCCCTCAACAAGGTCCTCGACCACGCGAGCCAGATCCACGGCGGCGTCGCCTACATCTGGGAGACCGAGATCAATCGGCTCTATCGCGGGATCAAGCTCCTCGAGATCGGCGCGGGCACGACGGAAGTCCGCAAGATGATCATCGCCGAGGAGCTGTTGAAGGAGTAG
- a CDS encoding enoyl-CoA hydratase-related protein produces the protein MPPAPDLVLVDVQDHVQTITLNREEKRNALNDEVAGRIAEALRQGQGNPDVRVIVLTGAGDKAFCAGGDLAANATDSPFEVDPAHPENPIISLFKTFEQTTKPTLARVNGHALAGGMGLMCACDLAIAADHATFGVPESGIGLFPMMILPYMLRAMPRRRLLEWCITGARWSAEQALEAELLNRVVPGEELDAAVDELVGTIVTRSPSAIRLGKMGLHALEDMTLAQAFEYAQLALPNMARTGDAIEGFRAFREKRSPDFQGT, from the coding sequence ATGCCCCCCGCGCCCGACCTCGTGCTCGTCGACGTCCAGGACCACGTCCAGACGATCACGCTGAATCGCGAAGAGAAGCGGAACGCGCTGAACGACGAGGTCGCAGGGCGGATCGCGGAAGCGCTCCGCCAGGGGCAGGGCAATCCGGACGTGCGCGTGATCGTGCTGACCGGGGCCGGCGACAAGGCCTTCTGCGCCGGGGGCGACCTCGCTGCGAACGCGACCGACTCCCCCTTCGAGGTCGACCCCGCCCACCCCGAAAACCCGATCATCTCCCTCTTCAAGACCTTCGAGCAGACGACCAAGCCGACGCTCGCCCGCGTGAACGGCCATGCGCTCGCCGGCGGCATGGGCCTGATGTGCGCCTGCGATCTCGCGATCGCCGCGGACCATGCCACGTTCGGCGTCCCGGAATCCGGGATCGGCCTCTTCCCGATGATGATCCTGCCCTACATGCTGCGCGCGATGCCTCGGCGCCGACTGCTCGAGTGGTGCATCACGGGCGCGCGCTGGAGCGCCGAGCAGGCCCTCGAGGCGGAGCTGCTCAACCGGGTCGTGCCGGGGGAAGAGCTCGACGCGGCCGTCGACGAGCTCGTCGGCACGATCGTCACGCGCTCCCCTTCGGCGATCCGTCTCGGCAAGATGGGCCTCCACGCGCTCGAGGACATGACCCTGGCGCAGGCGTTCGAGTACGCGCAGCTCGCGCTGCCGAACATGGCCAGGACCGGCGATGCGATCGAGGGCTTCCGCGCGTTCCGCGAGAAGCGAAGCCCGGACTTCCAGGGCACCTAG
- a CDS encoding TetR/AcrR family transcriptional regulator, translating to MTAPATQRRRTRRPRAEREAEILEAARAVFAEQGYAAAAVAEVAARAGVVEGTVYAYFDSKRALLIAVMKQFYEELIRDTERGLDAVRGVENRLRFVIRHHLDTFARELGLCRLIVSEARPDVALYDEAILDLNRRYTGLALAVLEEGVRDQTLRSDLVPSVTRDLLYGGIEHAVWRSVFTGAPLDAAGLADQLSEALLRGILARPGVGASDAPAEATVARLERAIERLESRVSP from the coding sequence ATGACCGCCCCTGCGACCCAGCGCCGACGCACCCGGCGCCCGCGCGCCGAACGGGAAGCCGAGATTCTCGAAGCCGCCCGCGCCGTCTTCGCCGAGCAGGGCTATGCGGCCGCTGCCGTCGCCGAGGTCGCCGCCCGCGCCGGGGTCGTCGAAGGGACCGTCTACGCCTACTTCGACTCGAAGCGCGCCCTGCTGATCGCCGTCATGAAGCAGTTCTACGAGGAGCTCATCCGCGACACCGAGCGCGGCCTCGACGCGGTCCGCGGCGTCGAGAACCGGTTGCGTTTCGTGATCCGCCACCATCTCGACACCTTCGCGCGGGAGCTCGGACTCTGTCGTCTGATCGTCTCCGAAGCGCGCCCGGACGTCGCCCTCTACGACGAGGCGATCCTGGACCTGAACCGGCGCTACACGGGCCTCGCCCTTGCCGTCCTCGAAGAAGGCGTCCGGGACCAGACGCTCCGGAGCGACCTGGTCCCGAGCGTGACCCGCGACCTCCTCTACGGAGGAATCGAGCACGCGGTCTGGCGTTCGGTCTTCACCGGCGCCCCCCTCGACGCCGCCGGCCTCGCAGATCAGCTCTCCGAGGCGCTGCTCCGCGGAATTCTGGCGCGCCCCGGCGTGGGCGCGAGCGACGCGCCCGCGGAAGCGACGGTGGCGCGGCTCGAGCGTGCGATCGAGCGACTCGAATCACGGGTCAGCCCATGA
- a CDS encoding ATP-grasp domain-containing protein — protein sequence MTSVPGIEKVLIANRGEIALRVATTLRRLGIASAAVVHAEDAGGPAALAVDEACPIEGETPVAAHLDADQIIRIAGEIGADALHPGYGFLAENAPFAEAVEKAGIRWIGPTPEAIRLMGDKIESRRFVAEAGYPLTPSASEEDDPATFAARAEEIGFPLLIKASAGGGGKGMQIVRSTADLPRAIELARSEALRYFADDRIYAERYVESPRHVEVQILADAHGKVLHLGERDCSIQRRFQKLVEETPAPAMEDGLRDRICQQAVGIARAAGYRNAGTVEFVLAPDGEFYFLEMNTRLQVEHPVTEMVTGVDLVEEQVKIAAGQPLALDQDSLRFQGASIECRLCAEDPDQDFRPAVGPLLLVRPPEGPGVRFDGGIAQGQEVTTAFDPMLAKVIVHGRDRDEAIDRMRKALSETVILGCTTNAAYLERILGHPDFAAGRVETGFIPSHEGELASPSLANEERDTVLAAAALSNRDFVERVSAVPQPAASIGRWQN from the coding sequence ATGACGAGCGTACCCGGGATCGAGAAGGTCCTGATCGCCAATCGCGGTGAGATCGCGCTGCGCGTGGCGACGACGCTGCGCCGGCTCGGGATCGCGAGCGCCGCCGTAGTGCACGCCGAGGATGCGGGCGGCCCCGCGGCCCTCGCCGTCGACGAGGCCTGCCCGATCGAGGGGGAGACGCCGGTGGCCGCCCACCTCGACGCCGACCAGATCATCCGGATCGCAGGCGAGATCGGCGCGGACGCCCTCCATCCGGGCTACGGCTTCCTCGCCGAGAACGCGCCCTTCGCCGAGGCCGTCGAGAAGGCCGGAATCAGATGGATCGGCCCGACCCCCGAGGCCATCCGCCTGATGGGCGACAAGATCGAATCGCGGCGCTTCGTCGCGGAGGCCGGCTACCCGCTCACCCCGTCCGCCAGCGAAGAGGACGACCCGGCCACCTTCGCCGCGCGGGCCGAGGAGATCGGCTTCCCACTCCTGATCAAGGCGAGCGCCGGCGGCGGCGGCAAGGGCATGCAGATCGTGCGGAGCACCGCGGACCTGCCCCGGGCGATCGAGCTCGCCCGCTCGGAGGCCCTCCGCTACTTCGCCGACGACCGGATCTATGCCGAGCGCTACGTCGAGTCGCCGCGCCACGTCGAGGTCCAGATCCTGGCCGACGCGCACGGAAAGGTCCTTCACCTGGGCGAGCGCGACTGCTCGATCCAGCGCCGCTTCCAGAAGCTCGTCGAGGAGACGCCGGCCCCCGCCATGGAGGACGGGCTCCGCGATCGCATCTGCCAGCAGGCGGTCGGGATCGCCCGCGCCGCGGGCTACCGGAACGCGGGCACCGTCGAGTTCGTGCTCGCCCCCGACGGCGAGTTCTACTTCCTCGAGATGAACACCCGCCTGCAGGTCGAGCACCCGGTGACCGAGATGGTGACCGGGGTCGACCTGGTCGAGGAGCAGGTGAAGATCGCGGCCGGCCAGCCCCTCGCGCTCGATCAGGACTCGCTCCGCTTCCAGGGCGCCTCGATCGAGTGTCGCCTCTGCGCCGAAGATCCCGACCAGGACTTCCGCCCGGCGGTCGGGCCGCTCCTGCTCGTGCGCCCTCCGGAAGGCCCCGGCGTCCGCTTCGACGGCGGGATCGCGCAGGGCCAGGAGGTGACGACGGCCTTCGACCCGATGCTCGCCAAGGTGATCGTCCACGGGCGAGACCGCGACGAAGCGATCGACCGCATGCGCAAGGCCCTGTCGGAGACCGTGATCCTCGGCTGTACGACGAACGCCGCCTATCTCGAGCGGATCCTCGGCCACCCGGACTTCGCGGCGGGCCGGGTCGAGACCGGCTTCATCCCGAGCCACGAAGGCGAGCTCGCGAGTCCGTCGCTCGCGAACGAAGAGCGCGACACCGTGCTCGCGGCGGCGGCGCTCTCGAACCGGGACTTCGTGGAGCGCGTCTCCGCGGTCCCCCAGCCGGCCGCCTCGATCGGGCGCTGGCAGAACTGA
- a CDS encoding biotin/lipoyl-binding protein, producing MGYHFELQGETFAVHPVHRPGRGRLAIEGRDFAAELFPGLVPGEHFLEIDGRQEKIFIAVQGDLHFIHWRGRVHRVEAINALGRARRAADPSGGAEVIQAPMPGTVVEVAISPGDAVTTGQLLMTIESMKLQTAITAEADGVVGEVCVAAGDTFDQGDALVRLSSGDGEAEETTR from the coding sequence ATGGGATACCACTTCGAACTCCAGGGCGAGACCTTCGCGGTCCACCCGGTCCACCGACCGGGCCGCGGACGCCTCGCGATCGAGGGCCGCGACTTCGCGGCGGAGCTCTTCCCGGGCCTCGTCCCCGGCGAGCACTTCCTCGAGATCGACGGGCGCCAGGAGAAGATCTTCATCGCCGTCCAGGGCGACCTGCACTTCATTCACTGGCGCGGGCGCGTCCACCGGGTCGAGGCGATCAACGCCCTCGGACGCGCGCGACGCGCGGCGGATCCCTCGGGCGGCGCCGAGGTGATCCAGGCGCCGATGCCGGGGACGGTCGTCGAGGTGGCGATCTCGCCGGGCGATGCCGTGACGACCGGGCAGCTGCTCATGACGATCGAGAGCATGAAGCTCCAGACGGCGATCACGGCGGAGGCGGACGGGGTCGTCGGCGAGGTCTGCGTCGCGGCCGGCGACACCTTCGACCAGGGCGATGCCCTCGTCCGGCTCTCTTCGGGAGACGGCGAAGCAGAGGAGACGACGCGATGA
- a CDS encoding methylcrotonoyl-CoA carboxylase yields the protein MRRIESRIDPRSADFQRYRAANLERVAEFRARQDAARFERPQRDLDRLAHHGKLFVRERIERLIDPGTPFLELSSLAANSEYDGDAKSASVVCGIGVVSGREVIIRADDPSIKGGAWYPLTVKKNVRILDIAIENRLPVVHVCDSAGGFLPLQSELFADKDNAGRIFRNQSILSKMGVPQLALVFGQCTAGGAYIPSLSDYSIILRGNGGIFLGGPPLVKAATGEVVDHDTLGGADVHTRVSGVADYAANSEEEAILLGREIVSQWHRPEKAAIERREPEPPAYDPAELYGIVPDDIKIQFDMREVIARIVDGSYFHEYQPDYGKTLICGYAYIWGQKVGILANNGVLFNDSSLKGAHFIELCDKNRTPLVFLQNITGFMVGREYEARGICKDGAKFIMVQAGASVPKFTVMVNGSFGAGNYGMCGRAYDGRFIFSWPNHQIGIMGAEQAANTLADVKIRQLERAGEKPTPAEIEAIRQPVIESYARESSAYYATSQLWDDGLIDPVDTRNALGMAISASLNTPIDEPHYGVLRL from the coding sequence ATGCGACGAATCGAGAGTCGGATCGATCCGCGGAGCGCGGACTTCCAGCGCTACCGCGCGGCCAACCTCGAGCGGGTGGCGGAGTTCCGGGCGAGACAGGACGCCGCGCGCTTCGAGCGGCCCCAGCGCGACCTGGATCGCCTGGCCCACCACGGCAAGCTCTTCGTCCGGGAGCGGATCGAGCGGCTGATCGACCCGGGGACGCCCTTCCTCGAGCTCTCCTCCCTCGCCGCGAACAGCGAGTACGACGGCGATGCGAAGAGCGCGAGCGTCGTCTGCGGGATCGGCGTGGTCTCGGGCCGCGAGGTGATCATCCGCGCGGACGATCCCTCCATCAAGGGCGGCGCATGGTACCCGCTGACCGTCAAGAAGAACGTGCGGATCCTCGACATCGCGATCGAGAACCGCCTGCCCGTCGTCCACGTCTGCGACAGTGCCGGCGGCTTCCTTCCGCTCCAGTCCGAGCTCTTCGCGGACAAGGACAACGCGGGGCGGATCTTCCGCAACCAGTCGATCCTGTCGAAGATGGGGGTGCCCCAGCTGGCCCTCGTCTTCGGACAGTGCACGGCGGGCGGCGCCTACATCCCGTCCCTCTCGGACTACTCGATCATCCTGCGCGGCAACGGCGGGATCTTCCTCGGCGGCCCGCCCCTCGTGAAGGCGGCGACCGGCGAAGTCGTCGACCACGACACCCTCGGCGGCGCGGACGTCCACACCCGGGTCTCCGGGGTCGCCGACTACGCGGCGAACTCAGAGGAGGAGGCGATCCTGCTCGGGCGCGAGATCGTCTCCCAGTGGCATCGACCGGAGAAGGCCGCGATCGAGCGCCGTGAGCCCGAGCCGCCGGCCTACGACCCGGCGGAGCTCTACGGGATCGTGCCCGACGACATCAAGATCCAGTTCGACATGCGCGAGGTGATCGCGCGGATCGTCGACGGCAGCTACTTCCACGAGTACCAGCCGGACTACGGCAAGACGCTGATCTGCGGATACGCCTACATCTGGGGCCAGAAGGTGGGCATCCTCGCCAACAACGGCGTGCTCTTCAACGACTCGTCGCTCAAGGGCGCCCACTTCATCGAGCTCTGCGACAAGAACCGGACGCCGCTCGTCTTCCTGCAGAACATCACCGGCTTCATGGTCGGCCGCGAGTACGAGGCCCGCGGCATCTGCAAGGACGGCGCGAAGTTCATCATGGTGCAGGCCGGCGCGTCCGTTCCGAAATTCACCGTGATGGTGAACGGCTCCTTCGGCGCGGGGAACTACGGAATGTGCGGACGCGCCTACGACGGCCGCTTCATCTTCTCCTGGCCGAATCACCAGATCGGGATCATGGGCGCCGAGCAGGCCGCGAACACCCTCGCCGACGTGAAGATCCGGCAGCTCGAACGCGCCGGGGAGAAGCCGACCCCCGCCGAGATCGAAGCGATCCGGCAGCCGGTGATCGAGTCCTATGCCCGAGAGTCGAGCGCCTACTACGCGACGTCACAGCTGTGGGACGACGGCCTGATCGACCCCGTCGACACGCGCAACGCCCTCGGGATGGCGATCAGCGCCTCGCTGAACACGCCGATCGACGAGCCCCACTACGGCGTGCTGCGCCTGTGA
- a CDS encoding SDR family oxidoreductase, with protein sequence MSGRSFGIPDEALLTRATVFRDDLLRGRTALVTGAGSGIGKAISVLFARLGARIVLASRSEEKLATTAALLDRIGADHHVKPTNIRDPEQVDALFEALEADGIVPDVLINNAGGQFPQASAALSDKGWRAVIDTNLNGTWTMMQRAARLWQREQVPGAIVNIIAPHLRGMYGLAHTVAARAAVDHLSRNLAVEWAPDRIRVNCVLPGPIDTEGMNVYPPEAQARMARSNPMMRLGDAQDIAQACVYLAADSGRFITGETLVVDGGHQLWGELWLTDKPSYFDG encoded by the coding sequence GTGAGCGGGCGTTCGTTCGGGATCCCCGACGAGGCGCTGCTCACCCGGGCGACCGTCTTCCGCGACGACCTGCTCCGAGGGCGGACCGCCCTCGTGACCGGCGCCGGGAGCGGGATCGGCAAGGCCATCAGCGTGCTCTTCGCGCGCCTCGGCGCCCGGATCGTCCTCGCCAGCCGAAGCGAGGAGAAGCTCGCGACGACCGCCGCCCTGCTCGACCGGATCGGCGCCGACCATCACGTGAAACCGACCAACATCCGCGATCCGGAGCAGGTCGACGCGCTCTTCGAGGCCCTCGAGGCCGATGGGATCGTCCCGGACGTCCTGATCAACAACGCCGGCGGCCAGTTTCCCCAGGCGTCGGCGGCGCTCTCGGACAAGGGCTGGCGCGCGGTGATCGACACGAACCTGAACGGGACGTGGACCATGATGCAGCGCGCCGCACGCCTCTGGCAGCGCGAGCAGGTTCCTGGCGCGATCGTCAACATCATCGCACCCCACCTGCGCGGCATGTACGGCCTCGCCCACACCGTCGCCGCCCGTGCCGCCGTCGATCACCTGTCCCGGAACCTCGCCGTCGAATGGGCGCCGGATCGCATCCGCGTGAACTGCGTGCTGCCCGGACCGATCGACACCGAAGGGATGAACGTCTACCCGCCGGAGGCCCAGGCACGAATGGCCCGGTCGAACCCCATGATGCGACTCGGGGACGCCCAGGACATCGCGCAGGCCTGCGTCTACCTGGCCGCCGACTCCGGCCGCTTCATCACGGGCGAGACCCTCGTCGTGGACGGCGGCCACCAGCTCTGGGGCGAGCTGTGGCTGACGGACAAGCCGTCGTACTTCGACGGCTAG
- a CDS encoding amidase family protein: MAANDRIDEDTKRPSLSRRGFLGAVGVAGLTLTGCGTTGATAPRVPENDLLDGDALDQAARIRSGQATAEEMVQATIDRIEALNGPINAVVTTFYERALARAAGPLPEGPFRGVPFLLKDLNDLEGTPKSMGSRLFEGFVSTESSPHTEAVLEAGFVVLGKTNTPEFGLTATTEPAALGVCRNPWNLAHSAGGSSGGAAAAVAARMLPMAQASDGGGSIRVPASCNGIFGLKPSRGRNRAAPQTRAVDISVKHSVSRSVRDTAAYTTVVQRTDPAAPFAPLSFVEGPSDQRLEIGFFTKNAYGVEAHPEVKRCLEETAALCDELGHEVVPTTIDFEGDRFLEHFLDLWCSIPAGILEQVRAQGLDPEAVLEPVTLGMAERFARAGDGAMTRAVDFFEGYGGRIDAQRAEFDVLLSPVLRRPPLRIGEQAGTQPFDEVFEPLVDYVSYTPIWNATGHPGMSVPLGWTTDGLPIGSQFVAGHGEEGRLLALAYELEAARPWADRRPA; the protein is encoded by the coding sequence ATGGCGGCGAACGATCGGATCGACGAGGACACGAAGAGGCCCTCGCTCTCGCGGCGGGGCTTCCTGGGCGCGGTCGGCGTCGCCGGTCTGACCCTGACCGGCTGCGGCACCACCGGCGCCACCGCCCCGCGCGTGCCGGAGAACGACCTGCTCGACGGCGATGCCCTCGATCAGGCGGCGCGCATCCGGAGCGGCCAGGCGACCGCGGAGGAGATGGTCCAGGCGACGATCGATCGGATCGAGGCGCTGAACGGCCCGATCAACGCCGTCGTGACCACCTTCTACGAACGGGCCCTGGCCCGCGCGGCCGGCCCGCTCCCGGAAGGCCCCTTCCGGGGCGTGCCCTTCCTGCTGAAGGACCTGAACGATCTCGAAGGGACGCCGAAGTCGATGGGCTCGCGGCTCTTCGAGGGCTTCGTCTCGACCGAGAGCTCGCCACACACGGAGGCCGTCCTCGAGGCGGGCTTCGTCGTCCTCGGCAAGACGAACACCCCCGAGTTCGGCCTGACCGCGACGACCGAGCCCGCCGCGCTCGGTGTCTGCCGCAATCCCTGGAACCTCGCGCATTCGGCGGGCGGCTCCTCGGGCGGGGCCGCCGCGGCGGTCGCCGCGCGCATGCTCCCGATGGCCCAGGCGAGCGACGGCGGCGGCTCGATCCGGGTACCGGCCTCGTGCAACGGCATCTTCGGACTGAAGCCGAGCCGCGGGCGAAATCGCGCCGCGCCCCAGACCCGCGCCGTCGACATCAGCGTGAAGCACAGCGTGAGCCGGAGTGTCCGGGATACCGCGGCCTACACGACGGTCGTCCAGCGTACGGACCCCGCAGCCCCCTTCGCCCCCCTCTCGTTCGTGGAAGGTCCGAGCGACCAGCGGCTCGAGATCGGCTTCTTCACGAAGAATGCCTATGGCGTCGAGGCGCATCCGGAGGTGAAGCGCTGCCTCGAGGAGACGGCGGCACTCTGCGACGAGCTCGGTCACGAGGTCGTTCCCACGACGATCGACTTCGAGGGCGACCGATTCCTCGAACACTTCCTCGATCTCTGGTGCTCGATCCCGGCTGGGATCCTGGAGCAGGTCCGGGCGCAGGGCCTCGATCCCGAAGCCGTGCTCGAACCGGTGACCCTCGGCATGGCCGAGCGGTTCGCGCGTGCGGGCGACGGGGCGATGACCCGGGCGGTGGACTTCTTCGAGGGCTACGGCGGCCGGATCGACGCCCAGCGTGCCGAGTTCGACGTCCTGCTGTCGCCGGTGCTGCGGCGACCGCCGCTCCGGATCGGCGAGCAGGCTGGAACCCAGCCCTTCGACGAGGTCTTCGAGCCCCTCGTCGACTACGTGTCCTACACCCCGATCTGGAATGCGACGGGACACCCGGGAATGTCCGTGCCCCTCGGCTGGACCACTGACGGACTCCCGATCGGCAGCCAGTTCGTCGCGGGTCACGGCGAGGAGGGACGGCTACTGGCGCTCGCCTACGAGCTCGAGGCAGCTCGTCCCTGGGCCGATCGCCGCCCGGCCTAG